From the Rhodoferax sp. WC2427 genome, one window contains:
- a CDS encoding BON domain-containing protein, whose amino-acid sequence MTRSFNRIAASALFALAAGAFLPAHAATNDADLANSVQSAISTQLGSDAKDLTVTASNGTVTLHGWAQGPQEDAKARYIASTVPGVTNAYSSVRVFSSDSND is encoded by the coding sequence ATGACCCGCTCTTTCAACCGCATCGCTGCTTCTGCCCTGTTCGCCCTGGCTGCCGGTGCGTTCCTCCCCGCCCACGCTGCCACCAACGACGCCGACCTGGCCAACTCGGTCCAGTCCGCCATCAGCACCCAGCTGGGTAGCGATGCCAAGGACCTGACCGTCACCGCCAGCAACGGCACCGTGACCCTGCACGGCTGGGCCCAGGGCCCCCAAGAAGACGCCAAGGCCCGCTACATCGCCAGCACCGTGCCCGGCGTGACCAATGCCTACAGCAGCGTGCGTGTCTTCTCCAGCGACAGCAACGACTGA
- a CDS encoding L-lactate dehydrogenase, with amino-acid sequence MRTPSIGIIGTGWVGASVAISALQAGVAQEVLLFDARDGLAEGEAMDLAHGAAYYPSAQVRAGSLAEMRDTQAIVITAGKGGAPGQSRLDLLKENLGILRNIALQLRGYQGIVVIVSNPIDVLVFDFTQASGLPPERVIGTGTMLDTARLRQILGQRLALDPRSIHAQLVGEHGDSEVVLWSGAEVGGVALRRWAGWTPADEEHIAHQVRRAAYEIIQRKGSTNHAIGLVTADLLHGMLHGERRVLTVTRVQTGALGLHGVALSLPTIVSAEGAVQVLEPAMDAQERAALEKSADVLRAAIASVA; translated from the coding sequence ATGCGCACACCTTCCATTGGCATCATCGGCACCGGCTGGGTCGGCGCCAGCGTGGCGATATCGGCCTTGCAGGCGGGGGTGGCGCAAGAGGTGTTGTTGTTTGATGCGCGCGACGGCCTGGCCGAGGGCGAGGCCATGGACCTGGCACACGGCGCGGCCTACTACCCGTCGGCCCAGGTGCGGGCCGGGTCGCTGGCCGAAATGCGGGACACCCAGGCCATCGTCATCACTGCCGGCAAAGGCGGCGCACCCGGCCAGTCGCGGCTGGATTTGCTGAAAGAGAACCTGGGCATCCTGCGCAACATCGCCCTGCAGCTGCGCGGCTACCAGGGCATCGTGGTCATTGTCAGCAACCCCATCGACGTGCTGGTGTTTGACTTTACCCAGGCCTCCGGCCTGCCGCCTGAGCGCGTCATTGGCACCGGCACCATGCTGGACACGGCGCGGCTGCGCCAGATCCTGGGCCAGCGGCTGGCGCTGGACCCGCGCTCCATCCATGCCCAGCTGGTGGGCGAGCATGGCGACTCGGAAGTGGTGCTGTGGTCGGGTGCCGAAGTGGGCGGCGTGGCGCTGCGCCGCTGGGCGGGCTGGACGCCCGCCGACGAGGAACACATCGCCCACCAGGTGCGCCGCGCCGCCTACGAAATCATCCAGCGCAAGGGCTCCACCAACCACGCCATCGGCCTGGTCACCGCCGACCTGCTGCACGGCATGCTGCACGGCGAGCGCCGCGTGCTCACCGTCACCCGCGTGCAGACCGGCGCACTGGGCCTGCATGGCGTGGCCTTGTCGCTGCCCACCATCGTCAGCGCCGAGGGCGCGGTGCAGGTGCTGGAGCCCGCCATGGATGCCCAGGAGCGCGCAGCGCTGGAAAAGTCGGCCGATGTGCTGCGGGCGGCGATCGCGTCGGTGGCGTGA
- a CDS encoding NAD(P)H-dependent oxidoreductase yields MDARRIVFIEGHPDDTQEHLCGALANAYAAGAEEAGHTVRRVRVADLDFPLLRRQQDWAHGALPPGLATAQADIAWAEHLVLFFPLWLGDMPALLKGFLEQIARPGFAFNASNGNPFGGKGLTGRSARLVVTMGMPALVYRYYFRAHSVRSLERNILGFVGIAPIHETLIGQVEQLGEDGVQDWLLKLRKMGALAA; encoded by the coding sequence ATGGACGCACGGCGTATCGTTTTCATCGAAGGCCACCCCGACGACACGCAAGAGCACCTCTGCGGAGCCCTGGCCAATGCCTATGCCGCAGGGGCCGAGGAGGCCGGGCACACGGTGCGCCGGGTTCGGGTGGCGGACTTGGACTTTCCGCTGCTGCGCCGCCAGCAGGATTGGGCGCATGGCGCGCTGCCGCCCGGCCTGGCGACCGCGCAGGCCGACATCGCCTGGGCCGAACACCTGGTGCTGTTTTTCCCTCTGTGGCTGGGCGATATGCCAGCCTTGCTGAAAGGCTTTTTGGAGCAGATTGCCCGGCCCGGGTTCGCCTTCAACGCCAGCAACGGCAACCCCTTTGGTGGCAAGGGGCTGACGGGGCGTTCGGCCCGACTCGTGGTGACCATGGGCATGCCGGCCCTGGTGTACCGCTACTACTTCCGGGCGCACAGCGTGCGCTCGCTGGAGCGCAATATCCTGGGTTTTGTGGGCATCGCACCGATCCATGAAACGCTGATCGGCCAGGTCGAACAGCTGGGTGAAGACGGCGTGCAAGACTGGCTGTTGAAGCTGCGCAAGATGGGGGCGTTGGCTGCTTGA
- a CDS encoding DoxX family protein, with protein sequence MGNNLQNALALAGRLLFVALFLPEGIGKINDFGGIAEYIGSAGLPFPSLGAGIAIAVEVGGSLALLAGLQTRLAAAAMAIFTVAAAVFFHKFWALSGNDAMVEHIMFFKDLAIAGGLCLLVAFGAGEWSMDSKLNHR encoded by the coding sequence ATGGGCAACAATCTACAAAACGCGCTGGCGCTTGCGGGAAGATTGCTTTTTGTGGCGCTGTTTCTGCCCGAGGGCATCGGAAAAATCAATGACTTTGGTGGCATTGCCGAGTACATCGGCTCGGCTGGGCTGCCCTTTCCCTCGCTCGGCGCCGGCATTGCCATTGCAGTGGAAGTGGGCGGTTCACTGGCCCTATTGGCAGGCCTTCAAACGCGTCTGGCCGCCGCAGCCATGGCCATCTTCACCGTTGCCGCAGCAGTCTTTTTTCACAAATTCTGGGCCCTGTCGGGCAACGACGCCATGGTCGAGCACATCATGTTTTTCAAGGACCTGGCCATTGCGGGTGGCTTGTGCCTGTTGGTGGCATTTGGGGCGGGCGAATGGAGCATGGATAGCAAGTTGAATCACCGATAG
- a CDS encoding FadR/GntR family transcriptional regulator codes for MLMRSPSNQSVSATYSGRNLHGQVVKSLGHAVVGGAYPAGELLPNEEVLCRTLDVSRTALREAIKVLAAKGLLESRPRVGTWVRPQVSWNMLDPDVLSWRCATGPDPQFLRHLTEMREIIEPAAAALAARSRSAEQLTVLEEAFHAMEGASNVNEWVEADLAFHSAILQATNNPLLVPLAAIIGSALEALLGISARKAGDFHDALPDHRKVLDAIRAGDAQRALHRMAVMLSDTRDLMQRSAMLSDGPAEAVPAAGHVAHSSGPSV; via the coding sequence ATGCTGATGCGGTCTCCCTCGAATCAAAGTGTCTCGGCTACCTACTCGGGGCGGAATCTGCACGGGCAGGTGGTCAAGTCCCTGGGCCACGCCGTGGTGGGTGGTGCCTACCCGGCGGGTGAGTTGCTGCCCAACGAAGAGGTGCTGTGCCGTACGCTGGACGTGAGCCGCACCGCGCTGCGCGAGGCCATCAAGGTGCTGGCCGCCAAGGGCTTGCTGGAGTCGCGCCCCCGGGTGGGCACCTGGGTGCGCCCGCAGGTTAGCTGGAACATGCTCGACCCCGATGTGCTGTCCTGGCGCTGCGCCACCGGGCCGGACCCGCAGTTCCTGCGCCACCTGACCGAAATGCGCGAAATCATCGAGCCCGCCGCTGCCGCCCTGGCCGCGCGCAGCCGCAGTGCCGAGCAGTTGACCGTGCTGGAAGAGGCTTTTCACGCCATGGAGGGCGCCAGCAATGTGAACGAATGGGTGGAGGCCGATCTGGCCTTCCACAGCGCCATCCTGCAGGCCACTAACAACCCGCTGCTGGTGCCGCTGGCCGCCATCATCGGCAGTGCGCTGGAGGCCTTGCTGGGCATTTCTGCGCGCAAGGCGGGCGATTTCCACGACGCGCTGCCCGACCACCGCAAGGTGCTGGACGCCATCCGCGCGGGCGACGCGCAGCGGGCCCTGCACCGTATGGCGGTGATGCTGTCGGACACCCGCGACCTGATGCAGCGCTCGGCCATGCTGTCCGACGGCCCAGCCGAGGCGGTGCCTGCCGCAGGCCATGTGGCCCATTCTTCGGGCCCATCGGTGTAA
- a CDS encoding 2-dehydro-3-deoxygalactonokinase yields MTATYTPWIGVDWGTTHRRGYALDALGTCTTEASDDQGALTTRGRHAESLAAWLPALHAPADCPVVMSGMVGSAFGWQEAPYLGPEVPLEALPQHLVHIGGDPHRSIVPGYCVRDVAGQPDVMRGEETQLLGAVAMGLRNGWFVLPGTHSKWVLLHDGRIQQLRTYMTGELFALLSTNGTLAAASQTAQPASTAPLWSQPAFADGVAAGAPGALAHQLFACRARVVTGTMPASQALAYLSGLLIGSELQDVLQDLGNAGSNPFHLIGSPALAEAYQVAARQLGSALTLLSPRDVILSGFHYIQTHKA; encoded by the coding sequence ATGACAGCAACATACACCCCCTGGATCGGCGTGGACTGGGGCACCACCCACCGCCGTGGCTACGCACTCGATGCCTTGGGTACCTGCACCACCGAAGCCAGCGACGACCAGGGCGCACTCACCACCCGCGGGCGTCACGCCGAATCCCTGGCCGCCTGGCTCCCTGCATTGCATGCACCCGCCGACTGCCCGGTGGTGATGTCCGGCATGGTGGGCAGCGCCTTTGGCTGGCAAGAAGCCCCCTACCTTGGCCCCGAGGTCCCGCTGGAGGCCTTGCCGCAACACCTGGTGCACATTGGCGGCGACCCGCACCGCAGCATCGTGCCCGGCTACTGCGTGCGTGATGTGGCAGGCCAGCCCGACGTGATGCGCGGCGAAGAAACCCAGTTGCTCGGCGCGGTGGCCATGGGCCTGCGCAACGGCTGGTTCGTGCTGCCCGGTACGCACAGCAAATGGGTGCTGCTGCACGATGGCCGCATCCAGCAATTGCGTACCTACATGACCGGCGAACTGTTCGCCCTGCTGTCGACCAACGGCACCCTGGCCGCGGCCTCCCAAACGGCCCAGCCTGCCAGCACCGCGCCCCTGTGGAGCCAGCCCGCCTTTGCCGACGGCGTGGCCGCCGGAGCCCCCGGCGCGCTGGCGCACCAGCTGTTTGCCTGCCGCGCCCGCGTGGTCACCGGCACCATGCCCGCCAGCCAGGCCCTGGCCTACCTGAGCGGCCTGCTGATCGGCAGCGAGCTGCAAGACGTGCTGCAAGATTTGGGCAACGCAGGTAGCAACCCATTCCACCTGATTGGCTCCCCCGCCCTGGCCGAGGCCTACCAGGTCGCCGCCCGCCAACTGGGCAGCGCCCTCACCCTGCTGTCGCCGCGCGACGTGATCCTCAGCGGTTTCCACTACATCCAAACCCACAAGGCCTGA
- a CDS encoding SOS response-associated peptidase, with amino-acid sequence MTTHYESLQQAATYQDAFGVEPPSALGERDMWPRKPGFCIRPVAAEGDAPASRVLTPAQWGLVPHWVKSVSDGKLRAPKLVNARSETASTTQNFRDAWLQNQRCIVPMQAFYVDDWRSGKAVPTRISRIDGKPMGVAGLWASWTGPDGVPFLSYTVLTVNANNHALMRRYGPEGNDKHMPVILNEGAVDAWLTVRIEKAKEFMRQYPANWLAANPVETKADKVPQGLF; translated from the coding sequence ATGACCACCCACTACGAATCCTTGCAACAAGCCGCCACCTACCAGGATGCCTTCGGCGTCGAACCGCCCAGCGCCCTGGGCGAGCGCGACATGTGGCCGCGCAAGCCGGGGTTTTGCATCCGGCCGGTGGCGGCCGAGGGCGATGCGCCTGCGTCGCGTGTCTTGACCCCCGCCCAGTGGGGCCTGGTGCCGCACTGGGTCAAGTCGGTGTCCGACGGCAAGCTGCGCGCGCCCAAGCTGGTCAACGCCCGCTCCGAGACGGCCAGCACCACGCAAAATTTCCGCGATGCCTGGCTGCAAAACCAGCGCTGCATCGTGCCCATGCAGGCGTTTTATGTGGATGACTGGCGCAGCGGCAAGGCCGTGCCCACGCGCATCTCGCGTATCGACGGCAAGCCCATGGGCGTGGCCGGGCTGTGGGCCAGCTGGACCGGGCCCGACGGCGTGCCCTTCCTTAGCTACACCGTGCTGACCGTCAACGCCAACAACCACGCCCTGATGCGCCGCTACGGCCCCGAAGGCAACGACAAACACATGCCGGTCATCCTCAACGAAGGCGCGGTGGACGCCTGGCTCACGGTGCGCATCGAAAAAGCCAAGGAATTCATGCGCCAGTACCCGGCCAACTGGCTGGCTGCCAACCCGGTGGAGACCAAGGCCGACAAGGTGCCGCAGGGGCTGTTTTGA
- a CDS encoding phosphoglycerate mutase: protein MPTLPHVLIPLAASASPGCRTALATLRLPNLERLLQRLTPTLRDDGQDTSLSPPHERALARHYGLPVADGLIPWAAHEAAQDGAWAWVTPCHWQVMTDHIVMAPPDALGLEEAESRAVLATMQPFFEEDGITLTYAAPTRWRAQGEIFRGLATASLDRVVSGVGARNVDEWMPPTAQGGPLRRLQSEMQMLLYTHAVSDARAERGLFAINSFWVSGSGALPHPPASPPAPKPAPTMPLALLQAAQMEDWAAWTAAWQHIDSTACAELLAALDQGQAVQLTLCGESNAHTFELAPRGLMQKISNFLSPQRLSTVLEQL from the coding sequence ATGCCCACCCTCCCCCATGTGTTGATTCCTCTGGCCGCCAGCGCGTCGCCAGGCTGCCGCACGGCGCTGGCCACGCTGCGCCTGCCGAACCTGGAGCGCCTGCTCCAGCGCCTCACCCCCACCCTGCGCGACGACGGGCAAGATACCAGCCTGTCGCCGCCGCACGAACGCGCCCTGGCGCGGCACTACGGGCTGCCGGTGGCCGACGGGCTCATCCCCTGGGCGGCCCACGAGGCGGCACAAGACGGTGCCTGGGCCTGGGTCACGCCTTGCCACTGGCAGGTGATGACCGACCACATCGTGATGGCCCCGCCCGACGCACTGGGGCTGGAAGAGGCCGAGTCCCGCGCCGTGCTGGCCACCATGCAACCGTTTTTTGAGGAAGACGGCATCACCCTCACCTACGCGGCACCCACCCGCTGGCGGGCGCAGGGCGAGATCTTTCGCGGTCTGGCCACCGCCTCGCTGGACCGCGTGGTCAGCGGCGTGGGCGCACGCAATGTGGACGAATGGATGCCGCCCACCGCCCAGGGCGGCCCGTTGCGGCGGCTGCAGAGCGAGATGCAGATGCTGCTCTACACCCATGCAGTGAGCGATGCGCGGGCCGAGCGCGGCCTGTTCGCGATCAATTCGTTCTGGGTCAGCGGCAGCGGGGCCCTGCCCCACCCACCTGCATCGCCGCCCGCACCCAAACCTGCACCCACCATGCCGCTGGCCTTGTTGCAGGCCGCGCAGATGGAAGACTGGGCAGCCTGGACCGCCGCCTGGCAGCACATCGACAGCACCGCCTGCGCCGAACTGCTGGCCGCGCTGGACCAGGGCCAGGCCGTGCAACTCACCCTGTGCGGCGAAAGCAATGCCCATACTTTTGAACTGGCACCGCGCGGCCTCATGCAAAAAATATCCAACTTTTTAAGCCCCCAGCGCTTATCCACTGTGCTGGAGCAGCTGTGA
- a CDS encoding 2-dehydro-3-deoxy-6-phosphogalactonate aldolase, whose translation MTIHTPRLPLVAILRGLDVDSAEAVGQALFSAGFRILEVPLNRPGALECISILSSIAPADALVGAGTVLRVADVDAVQAAGGKLIVSPNCNPEVIRHSVAHGLFSAPGIATPTEAFAALEAGAHALKIFPAEQVGTAGLKALLSVLPSGTPIWPVGGITPESMATWVKVGATGFGIGGQLYAPGTPADQVKARAEGFVAAWKACRVG comes from the coding sequence ATGACGATCCATACCCCCCGCCTCCCGCTCGTCGCCATCCTGCGCGGCCTGGACGTGGACTCCGCCGAAGCCGTGGGCCAGGCCCTGTTCAGCGCCGGTTTCCGCATCCTGGAAGTGCCGCTGAACCGCCCCGGCGCACTGGAATGCATCTCCATCCTCTCCAGCATCGCCCCGGCCGACGCCCTGGTGGGCGCAGGCACGGTACTGCGCGTGGCCGACGTGGACGCGGTGCAGGCCGCAGGCGGCAAACTGATCGTCTCGCCCAACTGCAACCCCGAAGTGATCCGCCACAGCGTGGCCCACGGCCTGTTCAGCGCGCCCGGCATCGCCACTCCCACAGAAGCCTTCGCCGCCCTGGAAGCCGGTGCCCACGCCCTGAAAATCTTCCCCGCCGAGCAGGTCGGCACCGCGGGCCTGAAAGCCCTGCTGTCGGTATTGCCCAGCGGCACCCCCATCTGGCCCGTAGGCGGCATCACGCCCGAGAGCATGGCCACCTGGGTCAAGGTAGGCGCCACCGGCTTCGGCATCGGCGGCCAGCTCTACGCGCCGGGCACGCCTGCCGACCAGGTGAAGGCGCGCGCGGAGGGGTTTGTGGCGGCTTGGAAGGCTTGCCGGGTGGGGTGA
- a CDS encoding TIGR02594 family protein, whose translation MTPLPFATSASTATWMRVAASEQGVRTAPPGQSNPRITAYHAGTNIAGYDDKAAWCSSFVNWTLAQVGIPGTGSALARSWLDWGQPLDAPVPGCIVVLTRDNPTGWTGHVGFYLRTQGDQVLLLGGNQLDCVCENSYPLASVLGYRWPAGVSPG comes from the coding sequence TTGACGCCCCTGCCTTTCGCTACGTCGGCATCCACCGCCACCTGGATGCGGGTGGCCGCCAGCGAGCAGGGCGTGCGCACCGCCCCGCCCGGCCAGAGCAACCCGCGCATCACCGCCTACCACGCAGGCACCAACATCGCGGGCTATGACGACAAGGCGGCCTGGTGCTCGTCGTTTGTGAACTGGACGCTGGCCCAGGTGGGCATACCCGGCACCGGCTCGGCCCTGGCCCGCTCGTGGCTGGACTGGGGCCAACCGCTGGACGCGCCCGTGCCCGGCTGCATCGTGGTGCTGACCCGCGACAACCCCACGGGCTGGACCGGCCATGTGGGCTTTTACCTGCGCACCCAGGGCGACCAGGTGCTGCTGCTGGGCGGCAACCAGCTGGACTGCGTGTGCGAAAACAGCTACCCGCTGGCCTCGGTGCTGGGCTACCGCTGGCCTGCAGGCGTTTCACCCGGCTAA
- a CDS encoding tetratricopeptide repeat protein produces MRPTLRALGMVVLVLSSVAYGAGGGGGGGSSGGGGKSSGGDVVKDPVIRAAKDGIAKQDWVGTQALLKKAIASTPGNADYHNLLAYTTRKGPNPDMSLVFSEYAEALRIDPKHRGAHEYLGEAYLQINDVPKAKEQLASLSKLCTFGCEEYSDLKQSLKQYESTHPQ; encoded by the coding sequence ATGAGACCCACATTACGTGCGCTTGGTATGGTGGTGCTGGTCCTCAGTTCGGTCGCCTATGGCGCCGGTGGGGGCGGTGGCGGTGGCAGTTCTGGGGGAGGCGGCAAGTCCTCTGGCGGCGACGTGGTGAAAGACCCCGTCATTCGCGCCGCGAAAGACGGGATTGCCAAACAGGACTGGGTTGGAACCCAAGCTTTGCTGAAGAAGGCCATTGCATCCACTCCTGGCAACGCCGACTACCACAATCTGCTCGCGTACACCACGCGCAAAGGGCCTAACCCCGACATGTCGCTGGTGTTTTCAGAGTACGCGGAGGCACTGCGCATCGACCCCAAACACCGTGGCGCCCATGAGTACCTGGGAGAGGCCTACCTTCAAATCAACGATGTCCCCAAGGCCAAGGAGCAACTCGCATCGCTCAGCAAGCTTTGCACCTTTGGTTGTGAAGAGTATTCTGATTTGAAGCAGTCATTGAAGCAGTACGAATCAACCCACCCGCAGTAG
- a CDS encoding glycine zipper 2TM domain-containing protein, with translation MHTPTDSLSKPRLHPMVIAACSAIVLVCAVGTAAIMGWLPSSAARNTDASNLAQPVVMAPATAPVEAPVRAPVRAPSTSPQMAAAPVRNTTLHTEPRQQAAICSNCGVVESTREITTAAPGSGVGAVGGAVVGGVLGHQVGGGRGRDVATVLGALGGAFAGNHIEGQVKASHSYEIVVRLDDGSTRTLHQSAQPAWQAGDRVKVVNGALRSIG, from the coding sequence ATGCACACACCTACCGATTCCCTCTCGAAACCCCGCCTGCACCCCATGGTCATCGCCGCCTGCTCGGCCATCGTGCTGGTCTGTGCCGTGGGCACGGCCGCCATCATGGGCTGGCTTCCCAGCTCGGCGGCCCGCAACACGGACGCCAGCAACCTGGCACAACCGGTGGTGATGGCACCCGCCACCGCCCCGGTGGAAGCCCCCGTGCGCGCCCCTGTACGGGCCCCCTCCACGTCCCCACAGATGGCGGCAGCGCCGGTGCGCAACACCACCCTCCACACCGAGCCCCGGCAGCAGGCCGCCATTTGCAGCAACTGCGGCGTGGTCGAGTCCACCCGTGAAATCACCACCGCCGCCCCAGGCAGTGGTGTGGGCGCGGTGGGCGGCGCCGTAGTGGGTGGCGTGCTGGGCCACCAGGTCGGCGGCGGCCGGGGCCGCGACGTGGCCACCGTGCTCGGTGCCCTGGGGGGTGCCTTTGCCGGTAACCACATCGAAGGCCAGGTGAAGGCCTCGCACAGCTACGAGATCGTGGTGCGCCTGGACGACGGCTCCACCCGCACCCTGCACCAGTCCGCGCAGCCCGCCTGGCAAGCCGGTGACCGGGTGAAGGTGGTCAACGGCGCATTGCGCTCCATCGGCTAA
- a CDS encoding 2'-5' RNA ligase family protein, translating into MPQTGLIVRVAEAEPHVAHLRDRFHPVAKLGVPAHITVLYPFMPPERIDRDVVQRIQDAIAGIAAFPFTLGVVGRFPATAYLAPEPAAPFIALTQSLAQAFPDYPPFGGEFETIIPHLSVAHGSASDADTAQAELSQALAEKGPIHSVCSAVVLLENASGVWKQMQVFPLAPSPAADGPPR; encoded by the coding sequence ATGCCCCAAACAGGCCTCATCGTTCGCGTCGCCGAAGCCGAGCCGCACGTCGCGCATTTGCGTGATCGCTTCCACCCCGTGGCCAAGCTCGGCGTTCCTGCCCACATCACCGTGCTGTATCCGTTCATGCCACCCGAGCGCATTGACAGGGACGTGGTTCAGCGAATTCAGGACGCCATCGCCGGCATCGCGGCCTTCCCGTTCACGTTGGGCGTGGTGGGGCGCTTCCCGGCCACGGCCTACCTGGCCCCAGAGCCTGCCGCTCCGTTCATTGCGCTCACCCAGTCTTTGGCCCAGGCGTTTCCCGACTATCCACCCTTCGGGGGCGAGTTCGAGACCATCATTCCGCATCTCAGTGTGGCGCATGGCAGCGCCAGCGATGCAGATACCGCGCAAGCCGAGTTGTCGCAGGCCCTGGCGGAAAAGGGTCCTATCCACTCCGTTTGCAGCGCGGTTGTTCTACTGGAGAATGCGTCCGGCGTTTGGAAGCAAATGCAGGTTTTTCCGCTCGCGCCCAGCCCAGCGGCCGACGGGCCCCCTCGGTAA
- a CDS encoding BON domain-containing protein, with translation MTRSFNRIAASALFALTAGAFLPAHAATNDADLANSVQSAISTQLGSDVKDLTVTASNGTVTLHGWAQGPQEDAKARYIASTVPGVTNAYSSVRVFSSDSNE, from the coding sequence ATGACCCGCTCTTTCAACCGCATCGCTGCTTCCGCCCTGTTCGCCCTGACCGCTGGCGCTTTCCTCCCCGCCCACGCTGCCACCAACGACGCCGACCTGGCCAACTCGGTCCAGTCCGCCATCAGCACCCAGCTGGGTAGCGATGTCAAGGACCTGACCGTCACCGCCAGCAATGGCACCGTGACCCTGCACGGCTGGGCCCAAGGCCCCCAAGAGGACGCCAAGGCCCGTTACATCGCCAGCACCGTGCCCGGTGTGACCAATGCCTACAGCAGCGTGCGTGTCTTCTCCAGCGACAGTAACGAATAA